Genomic window (Subtercola endophyticus):
CGGCCCCGGCGGCCCCGAAACCGGGTTGCTACAGTTCCGCCGAATCGTCCGGCCCCGAATCACCGCCGGGCGCATCCCCCACGACGCGCGAACGCCGCGACAGAACGAGAATCAGAACCACACCGACGATCGCCAGCACCACGATGCCGCCCGCGACGCCGAGAATCAGCCCCGCGTTGATGCCGCTTCCCGACGCGTCGGCGGTTCCGGCCGCCGGCAGCGCCGCGACCGAGGTCGACGAGCCGCCGCTTCCGCACGCCGGACCGCTCGCGCTGCCCGCACTCGCCGCCGTACCCGCGACAGGCGCGTACGTGAAATCGATGGCATTCGAAACCGGATGCCCGTCAGACGACACGATCTGCCAACTCACTTGGTACTTTCCGGGTGCACCCAGCGCCACGGGAGCGCTCACGGTACGCCCCAGGATGGTCGGGCATCCGGTCTCGAAGTGAGTGGATGCGCCGTCTGGCCCCGTCACCTCGACCACCGACGACGCCCCGTCGCCCGACAGGTCGAGCACAAGGTCGTTGAACGTCAGCGACACCGTGCTGAGCGGGGTCGTCACCGTGGAATTGAGGGCCGGAGTGCTGTCGACCAGAAAGTCGTGCGCACTCGCGCTCGTCACCGGAACCAGCGCGAGCCCCGCCGCCACGACTGCCGCGAACGCGGCGGCGAGGAGCTTGGTGCGGCGCCTACTCATCGGCGGGGCCCTTCGGATCGTCGGGTTGCGCCGCCGCGCTGCCGCTCCGAGGGGTGGCGGGAGGCGCCGGGGAAGCCGGGATGACCGGTGCCGCTGCGACCGGCGCCGTAGCGCGTTGGCGCGAGCGGGTCAGCGCGAGCACCGCGACGATCAGCGCGATCGCACCGAGTGCGAGCCCGCCGATGCCCACACCGATCGCCACGGCGTCAGCCGAGCTCGTTGCCGCCGACGCGGTCGTGGTCGAACCCTGCGAGGCGACCTCGCCCGAACTGGAACCCGAACCGGAACCGGATCCCGACCCCGACCCCGACCCCGCGACATCCGTCGCCACCGGCCCCGCCGTCACACCCGCAGACCCCGTGCTGCCGGGAACCGAAATAGCCTCGGCGGGCGGCGCATCGTTGATGTACAGCGTCGGAGCCGGATTCTCCGGCTCCACCCCCGATGCCGGCGTCGGGTCGACCCAGTCGGCCACCGTGCCGTCGGAATAGGTCTGGTGCACCGGGAACATCACGCTTCCCGTGTCGGGAACCGGCCCGGCCGACAGCACGAACTGCTGAAACTGCCCGGGCGCGATTCCGCCACCGGCATCAGCGGTGTAGGTGATCTGCGTGGGCGCCTCGGTGATCGTGCCATCGTCGGTCGTCACGGGCGTGGCGAGAGTCGATGTGACGACGTTGGTCGTCCATCCGGCGACCGGCTGATAGCTCACACTGCCGAACGGAGTATCAGTCGGAAGGTCGATCTCGATCTTCACGGTGCTCGCGGTTGCCGACTCGGTGGGCACCTTGAACGTGAGCGTTGCATAGCTGCCGGCGGCCGCCTGGTTGGGGCTCACCGGAACGTGCGCACTCGCCGCCAGCGGCGCAGCGGCAGCCAGGGCGAGTGCAAGTGTTGCTGTTGTGACCGCGCGCGCGATCGTTTTCTTCTGCATGGTTACAACTTTCGTCTCTCGACCGTGCGATCGACATTTCGCTCCGTGGCCTTTCGGCTCACCGGCGCTGACTCTCTGAACGAGCGCGGGCACCCGCGATCGGCCGTCGACGGTCGGCAATTGAACAGTTCTAGGGCTGTGCGAACTGCCAGACGGGCGGGCCACGATGCCGCAGCCTGCCGATGAGCACCTCGAGGGCGCGCGGATGATCGGGGTCAGTGCGCGCAGCATGCGCCACTTCGACGTGGGGCACCCCGAGCGGTTCGACGAACGGAAGCTGAACCAGGCGCCGAACCTGCAGACGCGCGCTTTCGAGGGCTGCCGCGGCAGCCGCTCCCCCGCGGTGCAGCGCGGCCACGGTGACGGCGGCGGCCGCCACGTGGGCGACCCACATCCAGCCGCAGAACAGTGTCGCGACGAGTGCCCACGGGTCGACGACGGTCGAAGCCGCCGTCGCGGTCTGCACCGTCGCCCCTGCGACGGCGTGCGCCGCGGCGTTATCGGCGGTCAGCGAGAGGAGCGAGGTGCCGTGCGACATACCCGCCGCACCCATACCCGACATGCCG
Coding sequences:
- a CDS encoding copper resistance CopC family protein, encoding MSRRRTKLLAAAFAAVVAAGLALVPVTSASAHDFLVDSTPALNSTVTTPLSTVSLTFNDLVLDLSGDGASSVVEVTGPDGASTHFETGCPTILGRTVSAPVALGAPGKYQVSWQIVSSDGHPVSNAIDFTYAPVAGTAASAGSASGPACGSGGSSTSVAALPAAGTADASGSGINAGLILGVAGGIVVLAIVGVVLILVLSRRSRVVGDAPGGDSGPDDSAEL
- a CDS encoding YcnI family copper-binding membrane protein, with amino-acid sequence MQKKTIARAVTTATLALALAAAAPLAASAHVPVSPNQAAAGSYATLTFKVPTESATASTVKIEIDLPTDTPFGSVSYQPVAGWTTNVVTSTLATPVTTDDGTITEAPTQITYTADAGGGIAPGQFQQFVLSAGPVPDTGSVMFPVHQTYSDGTVADWVDPTPASGVEPENPAPTLYINDAPPAEAISVPGSTGSAGVTAGPVATDVAGSGSGSGSGSGSGSSSGEVASQGSTTTASAATSSADAVAIGVGIGGLALGAIALIVAVLALTRSRQRATAPVAAAPVIPASPAPPATPRSGSAAAQPDDPKGPADE